In the genome of Vicia villosa cultivar HV-30 ecotype Madison, WI linkage group LG7, Vvil1.0, whole genome shotgun sequence, one region contains:
- the LOC131619731 gene encoding AT-hook motif nuclear-localized protein 28-like: MENSIANMENIFLEIPIGNDVVEAIIDFAKSREASIVVMKGSGLVSDITLLQSDSRIPTYKLDGPFNVLSLAGVYLNPNCCRVPDHLIYDPLCTAFALQLSGSRAQVFGGVIGGKIIAASDIQISASLFKRPDFLRLVTTNGNVQVFEDDDVPTIVGDVDAGDGGVDGSESES, from the coding sequence ATGGAAAACTCAATTGCTAACATGGAAAATATTTTTCTTGAGATACCTATTGGAAATGATGTTGTGGAAGCTATAATCGACTTTGCTAAGAGTCGTGAAGCTAGCATAGTCGTGATGAAGGGTTCCGGTCTTGTATCTGACATTACCCTTCTCCAATCAGATTCTCGTATCCCAACTTATAAATTAGATGGCCCGTTTAATGTGTTATCTCTGGCCGGAGTGTACTTAAATCCCAATTGTTGTCGTGTTCCTGATCATCTCATCTATGATCCATTATGTACTGCTTTTGCCCTTCAACTCTCTGGATCTCGAGCGCAAGTGTTTGGCGGAGTGATTGGAGGAAAAATTATTGCTGCCAGTGACATTCAGATTTCAGCCTCTCTCTTCAAGAGGCCCGATTTCCTTAGGCTGGTCACCACTAATGGGAATGTTCAAGTATTTGAAGATGATGACGTCCCAACAATTGTTGGTGATGTTGATGCCGGTGATGGTGGTGTTGATGGCAGTGAATCTGAATCTTAA